The region GGTCAATCGGCCTGATCTTATGTTCATCTTTTACTAATACACCTTTGATTTCAATGTCTGTTCCCAAAAGCTCCTTTAATTCTTTTCGATGGGTATGGATCGTTTGATAAACTCCCTGGCCCACCGTCCCAAACCCCAATAGGACCGCATTAATCGTCATATAATCCCTCCTTGATGATGGATCCCCATTTCTCAAATTCAACTAAAAAACCATCGTGCCCATATGTTGTATCGACTTCATGGAACGAAGCGGATGGCAGCGCTTCTGCCATTTCCTTCATCATCTCGGGCGGATAAAGAAGGTCGCCCTTGTATCCAATTACAGTCACATCGGCTTTGATATGCTTCAGCACTTCCTTCCACCCGCCTCGTCTTCTTCCGATATCGTGGCTATCCATGGCTTTCAGCAAATATAAATAGCTATTCGCATCAAAGCGTTTAGTCAGCTTTTCGCCTTGATAGTGGAGGTAGCTTTCCACATCAAAGTCTTTTCCGTTATGCGTTGTGCCTTCTTCCTTCTTCACTCTGTTGAATCGATCGTTAAACGATGCCGAGGTCCTGTAGGTAACCATCCCGACCATTCTTGCCGTACTCAGGCCATCACGCGGAGGTTCGCTTGGATCATAATTTCCGCCCTGCCATAAAGGATCATTAATAATTGCCTTCCTGCCAATTGCATTAAAGGCAATACCATAATCGGAGAGAAACGGCGTGACTGCCAGCGGGAACAAATGACGGACAAAATCCGGGTACATGATGCCAAGCTCCAGTACTTGCATACCGCCGAGTGAACCACCGATTGCAGCATGTATTTGATGGATGCCGAGCTCCTTCAATGCGGCGTGATGAACCTTGGCCATATCCCTGATCGTAATGAATGGAAAATCGGTGCGGTATGACTCTTGGGTCCGGGGATCGATGCTCGTCGGCCCTGTCGTTCCGTGGCAACCGCCCAGCACATTCATGCTGATGACCTGCCATTCTTGAAGATCGATTGTCTTTTGTTCACCGATTAAGCCAGACCACCATCCTGGATCGCCCCCTTTTCCTGCAGCATGCTGATTGCCGGTCAACGCATGGCATACAAGGATGACCGGTCGATTTAGGTTTCCCGCACGCTCATAAGCAACTTTAATATCTTCCAGAATGTCTCCGGATTCCAACTGAATTGCTTCCAAGCTGACTTGGCCGCTCTCTACTTCATGATCGAGACTAAATAATTCCATCCTACCCCATCCTTTTGGAACGAGATTCGCAATGCTTTTGCTTTTTCCATTTTCTTTATGGACGGACAGCTTCTTCTTGGACTGTCTTCTGTTGAGCAGCTGCGGTTCCTTTTTTCAACGCCTGATCCAGATCATCGATTAAATCTGCTGCCGTTTCGATGCCGACAGAAAGACGGACTAAATCTTCCGTAACCCCGGTCTTCTTCAGTTCTTCACCTCTTAGCTGAAGGTGTGTGGTGGATGCCGGGTGGATCACAAGTGATTTGGCGTCACCGACATTGGCCAGATGGGACCAGAGTTCAACATGATCAATAAAGGTCCTGCCTG is a window of Falsibacillus albus DNA encoding:
- the metX gene encoding homoserine O-acetyltransferase MetX codes for the protein MELFSLDHEVESGQVSLEAIQLESGDILEDIKVAYERAGNLNRPVILVCHALTGNQHAAGKGGDPGWWSGLIGEQKTIDLQEWQVISMNVLGGCHGTTGPTSIDPRTQESYRTDFPFITIRDMAKVHHAALKELGIHQIHAAIGGSLGGMQVLELGIMYPDFVRHLFPLAVTPFLSDYGIAFNAIGRKAIINDPLWQGGNYDPSEPPRDGLSTARMVGMVTYRTSASFNDRFNRVKKEEGTTHNGKDFDVESYLHYQGEKLTKRFDANSYLYLLKAMDSHDIGRRRGGWKEVLKHIKADVTVIGYKGDLLYPPEMMKEMAEALPSASFHEVDTTYGHDGFLVEFEKWGSIIKEGLYDD